A DNA window from Bacteroidetes bacterium SB0662_bin_6 contains the following coding sequences:
- a CDS encoding LamG domain-containing protein produces the protein MATEGPWKPDSRFTFALASTGADQDGDGVYDLHGRPTPVESGGWYHVTGTYDGSVMSSLPPQQI, from the coding sequence ATGGCAACAGAGGGACCATGGAAACCTGACAGCCGCTTCACTTTCGCGCTGGCCAGCACGGGCGCCGATCAGGACGGCGATGGCGTTTATGACCTACATGGACGCCCCACACCCGTCGAGTCGGGTGGCTGGTATCATGTGACGGGTACGTACGATGGGTCCGTCATGAGTTCTTTACCCCCGCAGCAGATTTGA
- a CDS encoding esterase family protein: MVFLVLLCGLTLTANAQHGTVYDNLSITSEILDSEKKYAVYLPPDYFSSERSYPVLYLLHGGGDDQTGWIQFGEVHHIADKAIREGKATPMVIIMPDASTGQRGYFNDITNTWRYEDFFFEELMPHVEEEFRIKSEKRYRAVAGLSMGGGGSFMYALHRPDLFSSAAPLSASTGARSVQQYKAQMERRGVDITGISDSQIEEYISRHNAISLIESLPEDDLKSVRWFIDCGDDDFLYEGNSLVHIALRKREIPHEFRIRDGGHTWTYWRESLPVVLEFVSQRFHQF; the protein is encoded by the coding sequence ATGGTATTCCTTGTGCTGCTGTGCGGCCTTACGCTTACAGCGAATGCACAGCACGGAACGGTGTACGACAACCTTTCGATAACGAGCGAAATTCTCGACTCCGAAAAGAAATATGCGGTCTACCTGCCGCCGGATTACTTTTCATCCGAGCGTAGTTATCCCGTGCTTTACCTTTTACACGGAGGAGGAGACGACCAAACGGGTTGGATACAATTCGGCGAAGTGCATCATATTGCCGATAAAGCGATCCGGGAAGGCAAGGCAACCCCAATGGTAATTATCATGCCGGATGCCAGCACAGGCCAGCGAGGATATTTCAATGACATTACCAATACGTGGCGGTATGAGGACTTTTTCTTTGAAGAATTGATGCCGCACGTGGAAGAAGAATTCAGAATTAAAAGCGAAAAGCGCTACAGGGCCGTAGCCGGTCTCTCGATGGGCGGCGGCGGCTCCTTCATGTATGCCCTTCATCGACCGGATCTTTTTTCGTCGGCTGCGCCGCTGAGCGCTTCCACAGGCGCCCGGTCGGTTCAGCAATACAAGGCGCAGATGGAGCGCAGGGGTGTCGATATTACGGGAATCTCCGACTCGCAAATTGAAGAATACATCAGCCGGCACAACGCCATTTCCCTGATCGAAAGCCTGCCCGAGGACGACCTCAAATCCGTACGCTGGTTCATCGATTGCGGGGACGACGACTTTCTCTACGAAGGCAATTCGCTGGTCCACATCGCCCTAAGAAAACGGGAGATTCCTCATGAATTTCGTATTCGCGATGGCGGCCATACCTGGACGTACTGGCGCGAAAGCTTACCTGTGGTTCTGGAGTTTGTCTCGCAAAGGTTTCACCAGTTTTGA